A genome region from Glycine max cultivar Williams 82 chromosome 5, Glycine_max_v4.0, whole genome shotgun sequence includes the following:
- the LOC100783174 gene encoding uncharacterized protein, with the protein MRKCTVQALGLAIAFFLLLILLTPSIPQPQRYHDFAEKREFFGLPNAPNVVANFPFMVIGLIGLVLCHRRNYFNISLQGELWGWTCFYVAVTSVAFGSSYYHLGPDDAGLVWDRFPFVIGDVCCFRVSVGNPHH; encoded by the exons atgagaaaatgcACTGTGCAGGCATTGGGACTCGCCATTGCTTTCTTCCTTTTACTCATCCTCTTAACCCCGTCCATTCCTCAGCCTCAGAGATACCATGATTTCGCTGAAAAGCGCGAATTCTTTG GCCTTCCTAATGCACCTAACGTGGTAGCAAATTTCCCATTCATGGTTATTGGTCTCATTGGCCTTGTGCTTTGCCACCGTAGGAACTATTTTAACATcag TTTGCAAGGTGAACTATGGGGTTGGACATGCTTCTATGTTGCTGTGACTTCAGTTGCTTTTGGGTCTTCATACTATCATCTTGGCCCAGATGATGCAGGCCTTGTGTGGGACAGGTTCCCG TTTGTTATTGGAGATGTCTGTTGCTTTCGTGTCTCTGTTGGCAATCCTCATCATTGA
- the LOC100783705 gene encoding uncharacterized protein — MMKCFSVSLSSLWVLLALCSLSVLSQNISQSGLQQASLPPRGWNSYDSFCWTISEEEFLQSAEIVSQRLKAHGYQFVVVDYLWYRKKVTGAYPDSLGFDVIDEWGRMLPDPGRWPSSIGGKGFSDVANRVHSLGLKFGIHVMRGISTQAVNANTPILDTTKGGAYQESGRVWRAKDIAMPERACAWMPHGFMSVNTKLGAGRAFLKSLYEQYAAWGVDLVKHDCVFGDDLDLNEISYVSEVLSELNRPIVYSLSPGTSVTPAMAKDVSGLVNMYRITGDDWDLWEDVKAHFDVTRDFSTANMIGGKGLKGNSWPDLDMLPFGWLTDPGSNEGPHRFSKLTLEEKRTQMTLWSLAKSPLMYGGDVRKIDATTYELITNPTLLEINYFSSNNMEFPYVTSSINLKHPGGKKRRPKKGIKASFTHSLGLTGCSESKASGWSIESLNQDLERICWKNGLENKHQATFCVHKRELQFRLDGVSMYPADYRGKHQLVATDRMKFCLDASPKRKVTSREFRRGTFSPCRWDSNQIWELNSNGTMVNSYSGLCATVEYVEANVNSGGIRSWIATGRTGEIYLAFFNLSEQKTEIYAKTSYLAKVLPDKSITSCKGKEVWSGTDVITTQGTISMNVEIHGCALFLLNCN; from the exons ATGATGAAGTGTTTCTCGGTGTCCTTATCCTCTTTATGGGTTCTCCTTGCTCTCTGTTCTCTGAG TGTGTTATCGCAAAATATATCTCAGAGTGGCCTACAGCAAGCTAGCCTCCCACCAAGAGGTTGGAATTCCTATGATTCCTTTTGCTGGACGATTTCTGAAGAAGAATTCTTACAAAGTGCTGAAATAGTTTCTCAACGTCTCAAGGCTCATGGATATCAG TTTGTCGTGGTGGATTACCTCTGGTATAGGAAGAAAGTCACGGGTGCTTATCCTGATTCTCTTGGATTTGACGTGATTGATGAATGGGGAAGGATGCTCCCTGACCCAGGAAGGTGGCCTTCTTCCATAGGCGGGAAGGGATTCAGTGATGTAGCTAATAGAGTACATAGTTTAGGTTTGAAGTTTGGGATTCATGTTATGAGAGGGATAAGCACACAAGCTGTCAATGCAAACACCCCTATCCTAGATACAACAAAG GGAGGTGCTTATCAAGAATCTGGTCGAGTGTGGCGTGCAAAAGACATAGCAATGCCAGAAAGGGCTTGTGCATGGATGCCTCACGGTTTCATGAGTGTAAATACGAAGTTGGGAGCTGGGAGAGCTTTTTTGAAATCCCTTTATGAGCAGTATGCTGCATGGGGTGTTGATCTTG TGAAACATGATTGTGTGTTTGGTGATGACTTGGatttaaatgaaataagctaTGTGTCTGAG GTTCTCAGCGAGCTTAATCGCCCTATTGTGTATTCTCTATCTCCCGGAACCAGTGTGACACCAGCCATGGCCAAGGATGTCAGTGGACTAGTTAACATGTATAGAATAACAGGAGATGACTGGGATTTATGGGAGGACGTCAAGGCTCATTTTGATGTAACAAG GGATTTTTCTACAGCTAATATGATAGGAGGAAAAGGTTTAAAGGGAAATTCCTGGCCTGATTTGGACATGCTACCATTTGGATGGCTAACTGATCCAG GATCAAATGAAGGTCCACACAGGTTTAGTAAACTCACTCTAGAAGAAAAAAGGACACAG ATGACTTTGTGGTCTTTGGCGAAGTCTCCCCTTATGTATGGGGGGGATGTGAGGAAGATTGATGCAACCACATATGAACTTATCACAAATCCTACCCTGCTAGAGATTAATTACTTCAGCTCAAACAATATGGAG TTTCCTTACGTCACAAGCTCAATTAACTTGAAGCACCCTggagggaaaaaaagaagaccTAAGAAAGGAATAAAAGCATCATTTACACATTCATTGGGTTTGACTGGCTGCAGTGAATCAAAGGCGAGTGGTTGGTCTATTGAAAGTCTTAACCAAGATCTTGAAAGAATCTGTTGGAAAAATGGtttagaaaacaagcatcaggCCACTTTCTGCGTACACAAAAGAGAACTTCAATTCAGATT AGATGGGGTGAGTATGTATCCAGCAGACTATCGAGGGAAACATCAATTAGTTGCAACTGACAGAATGAAATTTTGCTTGGATGCTTCTCCAAAACGAAAGGTTACTTCTAGAGAGTTCAGGAGAGGTACATTTTCTCCATGCAGATGGGATTCAAATCAG ATCTGGGAACTGAACTCCAATGGGACCATGGTAAATAGTTACTCCGGTCTTTGTGCAACTGTAGAGTATGTTGAAG CAAATGTTAATTCTGGTGGGATTCGCTCTTGGATCGCAACAGGAAGAACAG GGGAAATCTATCTTGCTTTCTTCAATCTAAGCGAACAGAAGACGGAGATATATGCAAAGACATCATATCTGGCTAAGGTTCTTCCTGACAAAAGCATCACTTCATGCAAGGGCAAGGAAGTGTGGAGTGGAACAGATGTAATAACGACGCAGGGGACGATATCAATGAACGTGGAAATTCATGGATGTGCACTATTTCTTCTAAATTGCAACTAG
- the LOC100527385 gene encoding 60S acidic ribosomal protein P3-like, which produces MGVFTFVVRKSGAEWSAKQHSGDIEASADSTYDLQRKLVQAALAVDSSGGVQSSFSPVSPTSAVFQVIVGGAVFVGGGGGAVAAAPAGGAAAADAAAADAAPAAEKKEEKVEEESDDDMGLGLFD; this is translated from the exons ATGGGAGTCTTCACCTTTGTCGTTCGCAAATCCGGCGCCGAATGGAGCGCCAAGCAACATTCCGGCGACATCGAGGCCTCCGCCGACTCCACCTACGATCTCCAAAGGAAGCTCGTGCAAGCCGCTCTCGCCGTTGATTCCTCCGGTGGAGTCCAGTCCTCCTTCTCTCCCGTGTCTCCTACCTCCGCTGTGTTCCAG GTGATAGTGGGTGGTGCTGTATTCGTTGGAGGTGGCGGTGGTGCTGTTGCAGCTGCACCTGCAGGTGGTGCTGCTGCAGCTGATGCTGCTGCAGCTGATGCTGCCCCGGCTGctgagaaaaaggaagaaaaggtgGAGGAAGAGTCCGATGATGATATGGGATTGGGACTGTTTGATTAG